One genomic region from Argentina anserina chromosome 2, drPotAnse1.1, whole genome shotgun sequence encodes:
- the LOC126784188 gene encoding flavonol synthase 1-like, translated as MQVERVQALASGGLNELPEKFIRPFHEQPVNSNATEGVAVPVISLAKSHIDLVKEVAKAAEEWGFFLITDHGIPASLIEELQKVGKEFFMLSQEEKEVYANDPASGKFEGYGTKMTKNHDEKLEWIDYLFHFTAPPSKVNQDIWPKNLPSYREVNQEYNKEMLRVTGKLLEVLSEGLGLDRNALKSHIGDEEVEVEMKINMYPPCPQPQLALGVESHTDMSAITLLVSNDVPGLQLWKDDNWVAVNYLSNAVVINIGDQIEVLSNGKYKSVLHRSLVNKERFRISWAVFVAPPQEAVIGPLPELVDEQNPAKYSTKTYGKYRFCKINKIPQLGFTN; from the exons ATGCAGGTAGAGAGAGTTCAGGCATTGGCCTCCGGTGGGCTCAACGAGCTACCGGAAAAGTTCATTCGCCCCTTCCATGAGCAGCCAGTGAACAGCAATGCCACAGAGGGAGTCGCAGTGCCGGTCATTTCCCTAGCAAAGTCACACATTGATCTAGTGAAGGAAGTTGCCAAGGCAGCTGAGGAGTGGGGATTCTTTCTCATCACTGACCATGGGATACCGGCTTCTTTGATAGAGGAGTTACAGAAGGTTGGCAAGGAGTTTTTTATGTTGTCACAGGAGGAAAAAGAAGTGTATGCAAATGACCCTGCTAGTGGTAAATTTGAAGGATATGGGACTAAGATGACTAAGAACCATGATGAAAAGCTTGAGTGGATTGACTATCTCTTTCACTTCACCGCTCCTCCATCTAAGGTTAACCAAGATATCTGGCCTAAAAATCTTCCATCATACAG GGAAGTGAATCAAGAGTACAATAAGGAAATGCTGAGAGTAACAGGCAAGCTATTGGAGGTGCTTTCAGAGGGTCTAGGCCTGGATAGGAATGCATTGAAATCCCATAttggagatgaagaagtgGAAGTGGAAATGAAGATAAATATGTACCCGCCATGCCCACAACCCCAACTAGCCCTTGGCGTTGAGTCTCACACTGACATGTCCGCCATCACCTTACTAGTCTCCAACGATGTTCCAGGCCTTCAGCTGTGGAAAGATGACAACTGGGTTGCTGTGAATTACTTGTCAAATGCAGTGGTTATTAACATTGGTGATCAGATAGAGGTCTTGAGCAATGGTAAGTACAAGAGTGtacttcacaggagcttggtGAACAAGGAACGGTTTCGCATATCCTGGGCTGTGTTTGTTGCGCCGCCACAAGAGGCTGTGATTGGGCCTCTGCCGGAGCTTGTGGATGAGCAAAACCCTGCCAAATACTCGACCAAGACATATGGTAAATACCGATTCTGCAAAATCAACAAGATACCACAGTTGGGATTCACCAATTAA
- the LOC126783502 gene encoding G-type lectin S-receptor-like serine/threonine-protein kinase At5g35370, whose amino-acid sequence MGSSMFFPPVFFLLFVAVSGDSFTEFVYTPFSASHFEFIDSGGTFLSSRNGTFRAAMYNPGAQSSFHLSVIHVASNTVIWSANRDAAISSSGEMNLTVKGLGISDDDGNSVWSTPPLKSSVYALLLNEVGNLILLDQYNGSLWESFSFPTDTIVIGQRLPVGSFLASSTSSSNFSTGDYKLVLSSSDAVLQWRGQTYWKLSMETRAYKNSDYIAEYMALNRTGLQLLGRNGSVTVIQVLLTTSDFQIAQLDPSGKFIVKSFSDSKWNQEFSGPADGCRIPFFCGRIGLCSGSAFTNPTCSSCPSSFHVTSQDNGGCLPNSPYSWPLSCNSTGSDSQLNLSAVSYIKLGNGMNYFSILFYEPVKYGVDLSTCQNLCSGNCSCLGIFHQNSSGSCYMLEDELGSIISDSNAGVSDPLGYIKVLVGSTPTVASSGKRKFPVAALVLLPFTGFALLAALGFLLWGRRRQSKDKEIKLGHMDSRSSEDMDSFYIPGLPKRFYFEELDVATDNFKTLIGSGGFGDVYKGILPDKTVVAVKKITNVGVQGKKDFCTEIAVIGNIHHANLVRLKGFCAQGRHRLLVYEYMNRGSLDRTLFGSGPAIEWQERLDIALGTARGLAYLHSGCDQKIIHCDVKPENILLQDHFQAKLSDFGLSKLLSPEQSSLFTTMRGTRGYLGPEWLTNSAISEKTDVYSFGMVLLELVSGRKNTSRLQSHNLNDSSSGCGQSSSSSGSGLVYFPLLALDMHEQGRYLELVDPRLEGRVTSEEVEKFVRVALCCVQEEPSLRPNMNTIVGMLEGGIPPGQPNFDSLNFLRFIGRQFIEASMIEEGTERNARGLYQESNFFPTQTTVGSRACFSYISSQEVSGPR is encoded by the coding sequence ATGGGATCCTCTATGTTCTTCCCTCCTGTTttcttcttactctttgttgcTGTCTCTGGTGATTCTTTCACCGAGTTTGTGTACACGCCTTTCTCTGCCTCACACTTTGAATTCATCGACAGCGGCGGCACCTTCTTGTCTTCTCGAAATGGGACATTCAGGGCTGCTATGTATAATCCCGGCGCTCAGTCCAGCTTTCACTTGAGCGTCATCCATGTGGCATCCAATACTGTCATCTGGTCTGCCAATCGAGATGCTGCTATCTCAAGTTCTGGTGAGATGAATCTCACGGTTAAAGGACTTGGCATTTCAGATGATGATGGCAATTCTGTCTGGTCAACTCCACCATTGAAGTCATCGGTGTATGCGCTATTGCTGAATGAAGTAGGCAATCTAATCCTTCTTGATCAATACAATGGCTCTCTTTGGGAAAGTTTTAGCTTCCCAACAGACACGATTGTTATTGGACAAAGGTTACCAGTCGGGTCATTTCTGGCCAGTTCCACTAGCTCTTCGAACTTTTCAACCGGTGATTACAAGCTTGTACTAAGTTCTTCTGATGCGGTGCTTCAATGGCGTGGTCAGACATATTGGAAGTTGTCAATGGAAACACGAGCTTATAAAAACTCAGATTACATAGCAGAGTATATGGCTCTCAACAGAACAGGTCTTCAGCTTCTTGGTCGTAATGGATCAGTGACCGTGATTCAGGTGCTCTTGACAACTTCCGACTTCCAAATCGCTCAGTTGGATCCCTCGGGAAAGTTTATAGTCAAAAGCTTTTCTGATTCAAAGTGGAACCAGGAATTTTCGGGTCCAGCTGATGGTTGTAGAATTCCATTCTTTTGTGGCAGAATTGGTTTATGCTCAGGCTCTGCATTCACCAACCCTACATGTTCATCATGTCCATCAAGTTTCCATGTAACTTCCCAAGACAATGGTGGTTGCTTGCCAAATAGTCCTTATTCCTGGCCATTATCCTGTAACTCAACCGGTAGCGACAGTCAGCTCAATTTATCAGCCGTTTCATACATCAAGCTTGGCAATGGTATGAATTACTTTTCCATCCTCTTTTACGAGCCAGTAAAATACGGTGTTGATCTGTCCACCTGTCAAAATCTCTGCTCTGGCAACTGTTCTTGCTTGGGaatttttcatcaaaattCATCTGGTTCCTGCTATATGCTTGAAGATGAGTTGGGGTCCATTATTTCAGATAGTAATGCTGGTGTAAGTGATCCATTGGGTTACATCAAAGTCCTTGTTGGGTCTACCCCAACAGTTGCCAGTTCTGGAAAAAGAAAGTTTCCTGTAGCTGCTCTGGTGCTTTTGCCATTTACTGGATTTGCTCTGTTGGCAGCTCTAGGTTTTCTTCTGTGGGGAAGACGGAGACAGTCAAAGGACAAAGAGATAAAATTAGGGCACATGGACTCACGTTCGTCAGAAGATATGGATTCCTTCTACATCCCAGGTTTACCTAAGAGGTTTTACTTTGAAGAACTTGATGTGGCTACAGATAATTTTAAGACCCTGATCGGGTCTGGTGGGTTTGGTGATGTCTATAAGGGAATTCTACCTGATAAAACTGTTGTAGCTGTAAAGAAGATAACAAATGTAGGTGTTCAAGGGAAAAAAGATTTCTGCACTGAGATTGCAGTGATCGGTAATATTCACCATGCCAATCTGGTCAGATTGAAAGGCTTTTGTGCTCAAGGGAGACATCGCCTTTTGGTCTATGAATATATGAATCGTGGCTCCCTTGACCGGACACTTTTTGGTAGCGGACCAGCCATAGAATGGCAAGAGAGGCTTGATATAGCTCTAGGGACGGCGCGTGGGCTCGCATACTTGCACAGTGGCTGTGATCAGAAGATTATCCATTGCGATGTCAAGCCAGAGAACATTCTCTTGCAGGATCATTTTCAGGCAAAGCTTTCAGATTTTGGCCTTTCAAAGCTTCTCAGTCCAGAACAGTCAAGTCTATTTACAACTATGAGGGGCACACGCGGCTATCTGGGACCAGAATGGCTAACTAACTCTGCAATCTCTGAAAAAACTGATGTCTATAGTTTTGGAATGGTACTTCTAGAACTTGTCAGTGGAAGGAAAAATACATCAAGACTGCAAAGCCATAACCTGAATGACAGTAGTAGTGGTTGTGGTCAGTCATCATCGTCCTCTGGGTCAGGACTTGTTTATTTTCCGTTACTTGCTCTAGATATGCATGAGCAAGGGAGGTACTTGGAGCTTGTTGATCCAAGACTGGAGGGACGGGTGACAAGTGAAGAGGTGGAGAAATTTGTGCGTGTTGCATTGTGTTGTGTTCAAGAGGAGCCATCGCTTAGGCCAAATATGAATACCATTGTCGGCATGCTGGAAGGAGGCATCCCTCCAGGTCAGCCAAATTTTGATTCGTTAAATTTCTTGCGCTTTATTGGACGTCAGTTCATTGAGGCGTCTATGATAGAAGAGGGGACTGAGAGAAATGCTAGGGGGTTGTATCAAGAGTCCAACTTTTTTCCGACACAGACAACAGTTGGCTCGCGTGCTTGCTTTTCTTATATCTCCTCACAGGAGGTTTCAGGCCCAAGATAG